A DNA window from Halanaerobium saccharolyticum subsp. saccharolyticum DSM 6643 contains the following coding sequences:
- the rffA gene encoding dTDP-4-amino-4,6-dideoxygalactose transaminase, whose translation MRKIDFHKIYLSGNEKKYIEDALNKGNLSGDGFYTKKVSEFLENKFDLIKVLMTTSATHALEMAAQLIDLKEGDEVIMPSFSFSSTANAVIKTGAKPVFAEVKLNNFNLDPADFESKITARTKAVIPVHYAGISCEMKEIKKIAKKNNIYIIEDAAHAVNSFYQGKAAGSMGDFGCYSFHGSKNFVSGEGGAIIINSDQHKLIEKAEIIREKGTNRSSFLRGEIDKYNWVGKGSSYLPSDILMALLLAQLEQIDYITKQRRQIFEFYNQHLEKFLNEDFLEIIPQIPEDRQSNYHLYYLKLKNQKIRDFILKKLRKKGIETAFHFQPLHASPMGKKLGYQKRDLQLTNDIAASMLRLPIYPGLSAADLNYIIAELRNIFLEIKQAGV comes from the coding sequence ATGCGAAAAATAGATTTTCATAAGATTTATTTAAGTGGGAACGAAAAAAAATATATTGAAGATGCTTTAAATAAAGGAAATCTTAGCGGTGATGGTTTTTATACTAAAAAAGTGAGTGAATTTTTAGAAAATAAATTTGATTTAATTAAAGTTTTAATGACCACTTCAGCCACTCATGCTCTAGAAATGGCTGCACAATTAATTGACTTAAAAGAGGGTGATGAGGTTATTATGCCCTCTTTTAGTTTTAGTTCAACCGCAAATGCTGTTATAAAAACAGGTGCTAAACCAGTTTTTGCAGAAGTTAAACTTAATAATTTTAATTTAGATCCTGCTGATTTCGAATCTAAAATTACTGCCAGGACTAAAGCGGTTATACCAGTTCATTATGCTGGGATCAGCTGTGAGATGAAAGAAATAAAAAAAATCGCTAAAAAAAATAATATATATATAATTGAAGATGCTGCTCATGCTGTTAATAGTTTTTATCAGGGTAAGGCAGCTGGATCTATGGGTGATTTTGGATGTTATAGCTTTCATGGCAGCAAAAATTTTGTTAGTGGTGAGGGTGGAGCTATAATTATTAATTCAGACCAACATAAATTGATCGAAAAAGCAGAAATTATTAGAGAAAAAGGAACAAATCGGTCTAGCTTTTTAAGAGGGGAAATTGATAAATATAATTGGGTTGGAAAAGGATCCAGTTATCTTCCTTCTGATATTTTAATGGCTCTTTTATTAGCTCAACTGGAACAAATTGATTATATAACAAAACAGAGGCGGCAAATTTTTGAATTTTATAATCAGCATTTAGAAAAATTTTTAAATGAAGATTTTTTAGAAATAATTCCTCAAATACCAGAAGATAGACAAAGCAACTATCATTTATATTATTTGAAATTAAAAAATCAAAAAATAAGAGATTTCATTCTAAAAAAACTAAGAAAAAAAGGAATAGAAACTGCTTTTCATTTTCAACCATTACATGCTTCTCCAATGGGTAAAAAACTTGGCTATCAAAAGCGAGATCTGCAGCTTACAAACGATATAGCAGCTTCTATGTTAAGGTTACCAATTTATCCGGGCTTATCTGCAGCAGATTTAAATTATATTATTGCAGAACTAAGAAATATATTTTTAGAAATAAAACAGGCAGGTGTTTAA
- a CDS encoding glycosyltransferase family 2 protein, with protein sequence MLVDDNSSDQSYKKILELNSYDSRVKGIHLAGNFGQQNAIFCGFNYAAGDYIITMDDDLQHRPEDIALLYQKIKEGYDVVYAIPKERKYKFYRRLGSKLTNLLFNFITPKPEAIRVSSFRIINRKTLAEIKASEKSFIYISAIILKQRAKIANIYTKQKQRKYGQSNYNFIKLLKLFINLFIYYGKFSFLKYFRSNKEQYSIKESTFDDA encoded by the coding sequence ATCTTAGTTGATGATAATAGTTCTGACCAAAGTTACAAAAAAATATTAGAACTTAATAGTTATGATAGCAGAGTTAAAGGCATTCATCTGGCAGGTAATTTTGGTCAGCAGAATGCTATTTTTTGCGGTTTTAATTATGCGGCTGGAGACTATATAATTACAATGGATGATGATTTACAGCACAGACCAGAAGATATAGCTCTTCTTTATCAAAAAATTAAAGAGGGTTATGATGTGGTTTATGCTATTCCAAAAGAAAGAAAATATAAGTTTTACAGAAGATTAGGCTCAAAATTGACCAATTTGTTATTTAATTTCATAACTCCCAAACCTGAAGCTATAAGAGTAAGTAGTTTTAGAATAATAAATAGAAAAACGCTTGCTGAAATTAAAGCTTCTGAGAAATCGTTTATTTATATTTCGGCAATAATTCTTAAACAAAGGGCTAAAATAGCAAATATTTATACAAAACAGAAGCAGAGAAAATATGGTCAGTCCAATTATAACTTTATTAAATTACTAAAATTATTTATAAATTTATTTATATATTATGGTAAATTTTCTTTTTTAAAATATTTTCGTTCTAATAAAGAACAGTACTCAATCAAAGAGAGCACATTTGATGACGCTTGA
- a CDS encoding ATP-grasp domain-containing protein, with product MRLLVLGGGSGQISLIKKAKEMDYEVVVSDYYLNAPGKKIADFSSTSSTFDFEANIETAKEYDIDGVLTAGTDQPVYTAARVAEKLLLPQYISAKTAKSVTNKKIMKKTFSKNEIPTVKYKIINNNFSNSELKQLSAPYVVKPLDSQGQRGVFKLDSIKEIREKFNEVLSFSRENEILIEEYYHSAEITVSGWVVNGSAKLLTVTDRLRFEENIHIGICSSHLFPSRYLEKYNFEIKKLSQKIVNDFKIKNGPIYFQFLIGDQGIKVNEIACRIGGAYEGDFMPILTGVDILKMMVQLAAGNEVNIEALENYELENNKQHLSSQLFFARSGEIKKMTASSEIEKMPGVLKAGFNYDLGEIIPDIENATARAGYFIVIADSRNELRERVSYVYDKLKILDERGNNLVLREIGENFKSLFNSGV from the coding sequence ATGAGGCTTTTAGTTTTAGGTGGAGGCAGCGGCCAGATAAGCTTAATTAAAAAGGCAAAGGAAATGGATTATGAGGTAGTTGTTTCTGATTATTATCTGAATGCGCCTGGTAAAAAAATAGCTGATTTTTCATCAACAAGTAGTACATTTGATTTTGAGGCAAATATTGAAACTGCTAAAGAATACGATATTGACGGAGTTTTAACAGCAGGAACTGATCAGCCAGTGTATACAGCTGCTCGGGTGGCAGAAAAATTATTGCTGCCTCAGTATATTTCTGCAAAAACTGCGAAGTCTGTAACAAATAAAAAAATCATGAAAAAAACTTTTTCAAAAAATGAGATTCCTACTGTTAAATATAAAATAATAAATAATAATTTTTCGAATTCAGAACTTAAGCAACTTTCAGCCCCCTATGTTGTTAAACCACTTGATAGCCAGGGACAGCGCGGAGTCTTTAAGCTAGATTCTATTAAAGAGATAAGAGAAAAATTTAACGAAGTATTGAGTTTTTCTAGAGAAAATGAAATTTTGATAGAAGAATATTATCATTCTGCAGAAATAACAGTAAGTGGTTGGGTAGTTAATGGCAGTGCAAAATTACTTACTGTTACTGATAGATTAAGGTTTGAAGAAAATATTCATATTGGTATTTGTTCTTCTCATCTTTTTCCATCTAGATATTTAGAAAAATATAATTTTGAAATTAAAAAACTAAGCCAAAAAATTGTTAATGATTTTAAAATAAAAAATGGTCCAATTTATTTTCAATTTTTAATTGGAGATCAGGGAATTAAGGTTAATGAAATCGCCTGTAGAATAGGTGGAGCTTATGAAGGTGATTTTATGCCTATTTTGACTGGTGTCGATATTTTGAAGATGATGGTTCAACTTGCTGCGGGTAATGAAGTTAATATTGAAGCCCTTGAAAATTATGAACTTGAGAATAACAAACAACATCTTTCTTCACAACTTTTTTTTGCGCGTTCAGGTGAAATAAAGAAGATGACAGCAAGTTCCGAAATAGAAAAAATGCCAGGAGTATTAAAGGCTGGTTTTAATTATGATTTAGGAGAAATAATTCCTGATATTGAAAATGCAACTGCTAGAGCGGGTTATTTTATTGTAATTGCTGATTCTAGAAATGAGTTAAGAGAAAGAGTAAGTTATGTGTATGATAAGCTAAAGATTTTAGATGAAAGAGGAAATAATTTAGTTTTAAGAGAAATAGGAGAAAATTTCAAAAGTCTTTTCAATTCAGGAGTGTAA
- a CDS encoding ABC transporter substrate-binding protein: MKKYISICIILFLVLFLIPGCSSEQNSKEKTIVIAEQYGLAYAPVQLIKELKFLEENSELKVEWKQLSNTTAIREAMLAGEVDVGFMAIPPFLIAKDKGMDWKIISGLSESPLGLMSNKENINSLADFKAENRIALPQPGSIQHILLSMAAENELGNAEAFDDQLLTMNHPDAMNSLLAGKELSAHFASPPYLFLESRESGIKQILSAKDAFEGDFTFIVGVSTIQFYQSNSKNYQLFEEALTKAIKYINEKPDESAEILAANYNLNKKELAEYLSWPGMRYTQEIKGLEKFMKFMAAEGYLSRGDYPISELIFDQGTADSDEK; this comes from the coding sequence ATGAAAAAATATATTTCAATTTGTATAATTTTATTTTTAGTATTATTTCTTATACCTGGCTGCAGCAGTGAACAAAACTCAAAAGAGAAGACTATAGTTATTGCCGAACAATATGGACTGGCATATGCTCCTGTACAGCTTATAAAAGAACTTAAGTTTTTAGAAGAGAATTCTGAATTAAAAGTTGAATGGAAACAGCTGAGCAATACTACAGCAATTAGAGAAGCAATGCTGGCAGGAGAAGTTGATGTTGGTTTTATGGCCATCCCCCCTTTTTTAATAGCTAAAGATAAAGGGATGGATTGGAAAATCATTTCTGGTCTTTCCGAAAGTCCACTTGGTTTAATGAGCAATAAGGAGAATATAAATTCTCTTGCTGATTTTAAAGCTGAAAATCGAATTGCTTTGCCCCAACCAGGAAGTATTCAGCATATTTTATTATCCATGGCAGCTGAAAATGAACTTGGTAATGCAGAGGCATTTGATGACCAGCTTTTAACTATGAATCATCCAGATGCCATGAATTCGCTTTTAGCAGGGAAGGAGCTTAGTGCTCATTTTGCATCGCCTCCGTATCTATTTTTAGAGAGCAGAGAGTCAGGGATTAAGCAAATCTTAAGCGCCAAAGATGCTTTCGAGGGTGATTTTACTTTTATTGTTGGAGTAAGTACTATTCAATTTTATCAATCAAATTCTAAAAACTACCAACTTTTTGAAGAAGCTTTAACTAAAGCAATAAAATATATTAATGAAAAGCCAGATGAATCTGCAGAAATTCTGGCAGCTAATTATAATTTAAATAAAAAAGAATTAGCAGAATACTTAAGCTGGCCGGGAATGAGATACACGCAAGAGATTAAGGGGTTGGAAAAATTCATGAAGTTTATGGCTGCTGAAGGTTATTTAAGCCGGGGAGATTATCCAATTTCAGAACTTATTTTTGATCAGGGGACAGCTGATTCAGATGAAAAATAA
- a CDS encoding ABC transporter permease codes for MKNKYLQRLIWIIILAISWQLTALSNVFSEMIFPGLDKIFLSLIKGFIDGDLLKQIYFSLSIIFQGLFISTTTALLLSLIAYFSKTAASLIDTLTALAHPLPGIALMPLILIWFGSGKTAILIVIIHSVLWPLVLNISTGFNSIPEIYTLIAENYRLNKFEFMFKILIPASFPYFISGLKIAWARSWRALISAEMLFGAINSLGGLGWYIFQKRVFFDLPGVFAGIIVIVIIGVTVEDFIFNILENKTVKKWGMLK; via the coding sequence ATGAAAAATAAATATTTGCAGAGGCTAATTTGGATTATTATTCTAGCCATTAGCTGGCAGTTAACAGCATTAAGTAATGTTTTTTCTGAAATGATATTTCCAGGACTTGATAAGATATTTTTATCTTTAATTAAGGGTTTTATAGATGGAGATTTGCTCAAACAGATTTATTTTTCACTTTCAATTATTTTTCAAGGATTATTTATTAGCACAACTACAGCCTTGCTTTTATCACTTATAGCTTATTTTTCAAAAACAGCTGCTAGTTTAATTGATACACTTACAGCACTGGCTCATCCGTTGCCAGGAATTGCTTTAATGCCTTTGATTTTAATCTGGTTTGGTTCTGGTAAAACTGCAATATTGATTGTAATTATTCATTCAGTATTATGGCCTTTAGTTTTAAATATCAGTACAGGCTTTAACTCTATTCCAGAAATTTATACCTTAATTGCTGAAAATTATCGTTTGAATAAATTTGAGTTTATGTTCAAAATTTTAATTCCAGCCTCATTTCCTTATTTTATTTCAGGCTTAAAAATAGCCTGGGCCAGATCTTGGCGAGCATTAATAAGTGCTGAAATGTTATTTGGAGCTATAAACAGCCTTGGTGGTTTGGGCTGGTATATCTTTCAAAAAAGAGTATTTTTTGATTTACCTGGTGTTTTTGCAGGGATTATTGTAATAGTTATTATTGGAGTGACAGTAGAAGATTTTATTTTTAATATACTAGAAAATAAGACAGTTAAAAAATGGGGTATGTTAAAATGA
- a CDS encoding ABC transporter ATP-binding protein: MTSYLELKNIEKSYPAEQGTIKVLKNIELQIKKNEFITILGPSGCGKSTLLKIIAGFLKAEKGKILKKEKEIKKANLDRVMLFQDFEQLFPWQTVLNNIIFAVKAASQNKKEKLNKKEIESRALNYLKEVKLASYRDYYPHQLSGGMKQRVALARTLASESEIMLMDEPFGSVDSQTRRELQHLLNEIWQEEEKTVIFVTHDIREAVFLADKIVLMKNEPGEIIAEVENNLSRPRNRNSLKFNQLFEQLQYKLEN; the protein is encoded by the coding sequence ATGACTTCATATTTAGAGCTAAAAAATATAGAAAAGAGTTATCCGGCTGAACAAGGAACAATAAAAGTATTGAAAAATATCGAGCTTCAGATTAAAAAAAATGAATTTATTACTATTCTTGGTCCGTCTGGATGTGGTAAATCGACTCTGCTTAAAATTATAGCTGGTTTTTTGAAAGCAGAAAAGGGAAAAATTTTAAAAAAAGAAAAGGAAATAAAAAAAGCTAATTTGGATAGAGTTATGCTTTTTCAGGACTTTGAACAGCTTTTTCCCTGGCAGACAGTACTCAATAATATTATTTTTGCAGTCAAAGCAGCATCTCAAAACAAAAAGGAAAAACTTAATAAAAAAGAAATAGAAAGTAGGGCATTAAACTATTTAAAAGAAGTTAAACTTGCTTCCTATCGTGATTATTATCCACATCAGCTTTCTGGAGGTATGAAACAAAGAGTTGCTCTGGCCAGGACTCTAGCATCAGAATCAGAGATAATGCTGATGGATGAGCCATTTGGTAGTGTTGATAGTCAGACCAGGAGAGAACTCCAACATTTATTAAATGAAATCTGGCAGGAAGAAGAAAAAACAGTTATTTTTGTGACTCATGATATAAGAGAGGCTGTTTTTTTGGCTGACAAGATAGTATTAATGAAAAATGAACCTGGAGAAATAATAGCTGAGGTAGAAAATAATTTAAGTCGCCCCCGCAATAGAAATAGTTTAAAATTTAATCAGCTTTTTGAGCAGCTTCAGTATAAACTTGAGAATTAA